The DNA segment AGCACCTTCCGTATTCGCTTTCGGTTTGGTGGCGTTCGGATTTTTAGGGATGGGGCCGGTCACCATTGCCGTAGATTCTTACGGGCCGGTGGCGGATAATGCCCAATCGATCTATGAGCTTTCTTTGATCGAAACAATTCCCAATATCAAAGAAGAGATCAAAAGGGATTTTGGGTTTGAACCGCAATTTGAAAAATCCAAATATCTTCTAGAGGCCAATGACGGGGCAGGTAATACGTTTAAGGCGACCACCAAGCCGGTTTTGATTGGCACAGCGGTTGTGGGCGCTACAACGATGATCTTTTCCATTATTGTTCTTCTGACAAATGGTTTAGTTGATAATATTGATAAACTCTCTATTCTATATCCGCCGTTTCTTTTAGGGCTGATGGCGGGTGGGGCTGTTATTTATTGGTTTACCGGAGCCACCATTCACGCGGTTACGTCCGGCGCTTATCACGCGGTTGCGTTTATCAAGGGAAATATAAAACTTGAAGGCGTTCAAAGAGCCTCAACGGAAGATAGTAAAAAGGTTGTTGAAATTTGCACAAAGTTCGCTCAAAAAGGAATGGTCAATCTTTTCTTGGCGGCCTTGTTCAGCACCTTGGCATTTGCTTGTTTTGATTCGTACTTTTTTATCGGATATTTGATTTCCATCGCGCTTTTTGGGCTTTTCCAAGCTATCTTTATGGCGAATGCCGGCGGAGCTTGGGATAATGCCAAAAAGGTTGTTGAAGTTGAACTGCGTGAAAAGGGAACGGAACTTCATGCCGCGACGGTTATCGGCGATACGGTCGGTGATCCTTTTAAAGATACATCGGCGGTGGCGATTAATCCGATCATCAAGTTCACGACTCTCTTTGGGCTTTTAGCCATTGAAATTGCTATTCAATTAAGCCGGACGATGAATTCGGTTTTAGCAGGTGTGTTTTTTGCTATTTCCGTTTTCTTTGTGCTTCGCTCATTTTACGATATGCGCATTGCGACCTCAAAGGATTAAAGAGGGAAATCTTATCAGTGATGTTGTCGCGGTTGGTTTGTCTAAAATTTCTCGACAGGGTTATAGGCTCCTGTTAGAATATTTTTACGATTTTAGAAAAGATCATTTTGTCATTTAACGAAAGGCAGATAGGAAAAGTGTTTTTAAGGCGCTGTCGTTTAGGAATTGCGGTATTAATTGTATCGTTGAGCTTGTCGCTGAGCGGTTGCGCCACCTTAATTATAGGAAGCATCGCTGCGGCCGGTGGTTATGCGATTAGTCAAGATACAATTCAGGGTGAGACAGAAAAGGATTTTGAAACCGTTTGGCAGTCGGCGGTTGACATTGTTTCTATTATGGGAACGATCAGTTCGCAAAGTCAGGAACTGGGAAGGATCTCCGGTATTGTCAACGGCGCGAAAATCACAGTTCATGTTACCCAGCTTACTTCCTCAACCATCAGAGTCAAAGTAAAAGCCCGCAAGGCCCTTTTCCCTAGCATCGCGAATGCCCAGAATATCTTTATCAAGATCGTTAACCGAGCCAATGAATAGGTTGGCAGGGGTGTGACAATCCTTAAAGATAACATAATTGACATCTGCATAAAGTTTGCTAGAATTGGTACGCCTAAAAAAAGATTTATTGCCGAGATAGCTCAGGTAGTAGAGCGCAGGCCTGAAAAGCCTGGCGTCCCCAGTGCAAGTCTGGGTCTCGGCACTTCTTTTGATCATCCCCTCGTTGAACTTTTCCTTAAAAGTATAAAATGCTGGCGTAGCTCAGTTGGTAGAGCAGCGGTTTCGTAAACCGCAGGCCGGAGGTTCAATTCCTCTCGCCAGCTTAAAATTTCATCGTTAAAAAGTAATAGAAAGGCTGTCGTGGATTTCTTCCGAAAAGATTCTTTTAAAACCGGATGGCTGATCGCGATCGTTATTGCTTTAACTTTTACGGCGTATTCTTTTATTTTGGGCGCTTCCTTCCGGCAGATCGACGATCGCGGATGTATCGTCGACAATGCGGATATCCGAAGCTTCTCTAATATCGGGAAGATCTTTAAAAAAGGATTTTTTGAGATCGACCATTCGTATTACCGCCCCTTGGTCCATTTAAGTTTCATGACGGAATACCATTTCTTTGGACTCAATCCTTTACCGTATTATTTAAACAATATTTTCCTGCACATAGCGAATGCGCTAATCGTCTTTTTTCTTTTTCGGTATTTCTTCAAAGATCTTGTGATAGCTTTTTTCGTTTCTCTGCTTTTTGCGATCCATCCTATCCAGTGGGAAAGCGTATCTAACGTTGCCGGACGATCTTCCTTGTTATGTTCCTTTTTTTATTTGAGCGCTTTTTTCAGTTTTTGCCTATTTCTCGACAGGAAGAAAATAGCGCTTTATGTTCTTTCTTTGCTGTTGTTCGCGCTGGCTTTATTGTGCAAAGAAATAGCCGCCGTATTGCCGTTTTTGGTCGTTTCCTATATTTTCTTTTTGGCCGACAGATCAAAAAAGACATTTCGTGAATTATTGCAATGGGCTTTACCGTTTTTTATCATCTTAGCTTTGTACTTTCTTTTGCGGCAGATGTTGGGGATCACCGAAATATTTCGCGTGCCCAAAGGTCAGGAAGTTTTTGCATTTACGACATTTTTAAGAAGCGTCATTACCCATTTAAGATTATTCTTATTTCCGGTCGATCTTTATTTCTTAAGATCCAAAGAGCTTTTTACCGATTTTGTTAACATAGAGTTTCTTCTGACCTTAGCGTTCTTTTTTGTGGTGGGCTTTGTTGTATTTCGATATTGGCGAAGGATGCCCAACTACTTTAAATTCTTTTTATGTTGGTTTTGGATAGAGTTATTGCCTGTCTCGCAAATTATCGGCGGTGTTGGCCCTCAGCCCGGTTACATTGCCACCTTTGAACATTTTCTTTATGTCCCTTCGATCGCTATTTTTGCCTCCCTCGTGTTTCTTTTTAAAAACATCATTCCCAAGACCGTAGATCTTAAGATCATTTCAAAGTCTTCCTGGATCGTTATCATTTCAGGACTGCTGATGTTTTTTTTCTTGATAACTATCAAACAAAACATTTATGTCAAAGATGAGATCCGGATGCTTAAGGAAAGTATTCGCTACAATCCAAATAGTTTCCAGATCCAGCAAAATTTAGGGATCATCCACGCGCGAAAAGGGTTATTCAAAGACGCGGGAGATTATTTTAAGAACTCTTTGGAGATAAATCCTGATAGCGTCGTTAGCCGCATTGCGCTCGGCAAAGCTCTTTGCGACCAGGGGCTTTACTGGGATGGTATCGGGGAATATGAGAAGATCCAAAATGCGGGGCCTGAGGCCGATCTATTGAAAAAAAACCTTCGCGCAACTTATGAATTTCTCGCCCGTCGATATAAGCAGGATATAGAAAAAGATCCCGAAAATCCCAAACTTTATTACAGTCTTGGTGTTGTGTATTCAAAGACCGAAAAGATGCCGGAGGCTATTGAGGAATACAAAAGATCTGTCGCTCTTGACCCGAATTTTAAGAATGCTCTTTTTAATTTGGGAACCGGCTACGCTATTTTAGGGAAATTTGACGATGCCGCTTTTTGGCTAGAAAAAGCTGTCAGCCTCAAAACGGAACCGAAAGAAGATCTGGATTATCAGGCCTTTTCGTATTTGTCTTTGATCTATGAAAAATTAGGGCAGCCTCAGAAGTCTGAGGCTGCCCTCAAAGAAAGCATCCGCCCCGGCTTGGCTCTGCCAGAAACTCAAAATGGCCGTAGTCAGGAAAAGTAAGAAAGTGATATAATAAGTTTCAATTTTCAAACATCAATAAGCGGTAATGCAATGGACAAATTTTTTGAAAACCTGAAAAATAAAGATTTCTTTTGCCTTTGGCTGGCGCAGATCATTTCGCAATTTGGCGATCGCGTCAACCAAATGGCCTTGATCGGCTTGGTGGCTGGACTTAAGCCCGGTTCGGCAATACACTTGGCGAAAATCTTATCATTTACCATCATCCCTGTTTTTATCGTCGGGCCTATCGCCGGTGTTTATGTGGACCGCTGGGACAGAAGGACCACTCTTTTTATCTGTGATTTTTTGCGCGGGCTTTTTATTTTGAGCATTCCGCTTGTTTTTATGATGAAGGGATCGATGATCCCTATTTATATTGTTGTTTTTCTCGCGTTTTGCCTGAGCCGCTTTTATGTCCCTGCCAAGATGTCTATTATTCCTGACTTGGTGGAAGAGAAAAATTTGCTTATCGCCAATTCCTTAATCAACACGACCGGCATGATCGCTTTTGTATTAGGTTGCGCGGTGGGCGGATTTATCGTTGAGAAAATCGGCGCTGACGGAGGATTTGTCACGGGGGCGGTAACGTTTTTCATTTCAGGGCTTCTTGTTTTTAAAATGAACGGAAAGCCGAAGCTAAGAATTAACCGGGACGAATTATTGGGGCTGGGAAAAGAAGTCGTCGGTGTTATTCAAAAATCTGTTATCGGAGAGATCAAAGAAGGAGTTTTGTACTTTCTGCAGCATAAAGAGATCCGTTTTATTGCCAGTATGATGTTTCTTCTTTTCGCGGCGGCCGGGGCTATTTATATCGTTATTATTGTTTTCGTTCAAAATGCGTTTAATACGGTCACCAAAGATCTGGGGATCTTGGCGGTATTTTTAGGGATCGGGCTTTTTGTCGGGTCGCTTCTTTACGGGCGCTGGGGAGAAAAGAGTTCGCAATTCAAGACCATCTTCTTTTGTCTTATTTTGGGCGGCTTAGCGCTTTTAGCTTTCTCTATCGCGGTGGAACATTTTACAAACCGTATTTTAGCGATCGCCTTAGCATTTATTCTGGGCCTGGTGGTCGGGCCTATCGTCATTGCGGCTAATACGATCGTGCATCAAGTTGGTGATGCAAAAATGCTAGGAAAGGTTTTTAGTTCTCTGGAAATTGTTATGCATTTAGCGTTTCTTTTGACGATGCTTCTAAGCGCGGCGGCCAGTGAATATATTGATGCCTTTTGGATCTTAGTTGCGTCAGGTTCGGTTTTTGTTATGATCGGTTTTGTCGGGATCTTACGGCATCGGGAAAACCAGAAAATTCCGGGAGTAGCATAAATGTTAAAAAACTTTGCGGTTTTTGCGTCCGGTCATGGAAGCAATTTAGAAGCGATCATTCGTGCTGTTAAAAAGGGAAGTATTAAAGCGCGTTTAGCCTTGGTTGTGTCGGACAAAAGCAACGCTTACGCGCTTACGCGCGCCAAGAAAGCGAATATCAAAACTCTTGTTGTGTCTTCAGAAAATTTTCCGGACCGCGAAAGTTTTGACCGGGAAGTTATTAAACATTTGAAAGATGAAAAGATCGACTTTATTGTTTTAGCCGGATTTATGCGCATTTTAAGCGCGGTTTTTATCAATGAATACCGCGATCGCATCCTTAATGTGCATCCCGCGCTTTTACCCAGCTTTAAAGGCGCGCACGCCATCAAAGACGCTTTTGATCATGGAGTGAAAGTGACAGGGGTAACGGTGCATTTCGTTGATGAAAAAGTTGATAACGGAGCTATTATTCTGCAGCAAGAAGTGAAAGTCTCGCCCAAAGATACCCTTGAAACTTTAGAAGAAAAGATCCATCGCGTGGAACACAAGCTCTATCCTCAGGCGATCAGTCTTTTTGTCAGAGACAAGATATCTGCATCGGGGCGAAAAGTAAAAACCGCTTAAAATCCTATTCCTTGATCTCGTTTATCAAAGACTTTCCGAACGAATAACTTTTTTCTTGGCGTAAGTCGCGAAGCTCAACCGTTAGAAAATCTTCGAATTGGTAGGTTTGAATAACGTGGGCGGCTATCTTGATGATCTCATCCGAAGGGGCATTTTGCGGCTTAAAGTCGCTTTGCGTATATTTGAATTTGATACGGTTAACGATTTGTTGTGCTAGAAAATTCGGCCAGATGATATCTTGCGGCCCCAGATGATCGCCCTGTTTATCATCTTTGATCAGCGGATTTCCGGAAGATTCGGTTAAAACTCTTTGAATATATTCCTCGTATGGTAATATCTGCGTCTGATATTTCTTAAAATCTTCCAAAAGAAAAGTATTCTTAACTTCCAATCCATTCCTTATATCGGCGATGACCAAGACGATAAAATCCGGCGGTTGTTGCGTATTAAAATAAACGCGGCCAATGGTGCTTAGGATATTTTGATAACTTTTAGTGAATTCTTCCGTGTAAACGGTGGTGATGCTGCTATTATTCGCGGAAGATCTTGTCACTGGAATAATGTCATATTCGAATAGAAAGTTCTTATCATCCAGCTTTCCGTTGATATATTGAACAGAAAACTGTGCGACGGAGGCAGAATTTGTCGATTGATTTTGGCCGGCTTTAATGGAGAGGATCTCTTGATCTAAAGGCAAATAGACCCAAAGAGTTTTTCCGGCTGTTTTTAAGACAGGGGAAAGATTGTATTCTTCGCTTGAGATTTTCAAGAATTGTTGCTGAGCTTGCGAGGGAAGGTAATTGGCTTCTTTGGTACTGCAACCGGCGCAAACAACAAATAAGAAAAAGAATCCAATGGGGATGAATTTTCTAAAAATAGCCATAAATTATATTTTGCCGCGAGAAAGCGGCTTAAGGTCGAATTTATTGAAAATAGATTCGATCTCGTCGTATTCTAATTCTTCTTTTTTGATAAGTTCTTGAGCGAAATATTCCAAAAGCTCTCTTTTTTCGCTTAAGATACCGGTAACTTCCTTAAGACAGCTGTTGAGGATTTCCTGGACATCGTTATTGAGAGTTGTCTTCATTTCCTCGGAAAGAAAAGAGGACGTTGAGGAATTTGAGAAAGCGTAGAAATCTCCGATTTTCCCTGAGCGGCCCATGCCAAAACGCCAAACCATATCATGAGCGCAATGCATGGCGGTCTGGAAGTCTCCAGCCACACCGCTGCCGGTTGTCCCAAATTTGATTTGTTCGGCGGCATAACTTGCCAAGCAAACCTTGATCGTTGCCAGCCAATATTCCTTGCTGTGAATATTGATCTCCTCGGCGGGGTGATGGGCTACAAATCCTAAAGAACCGCGGTGTGGGATAATAGTTGCCTTAATGACATCATCTGTTGGATGTGTTAAATAGCTGATAATGGCATGGCCGGCTTCATGATAGGCTACCCAAA comes from the Candidatus Omnitrophota bacterium genome and includes:
- a CDS encoding DUF3568 family protein encodes the protein MSFNERQIGKVFLRRCRLGIAVLIVSLSLSLSGCATLIIGSIAAAGGYAISQDTIQGETEKDFETVWQSAVDIVSIMGTISSQSQELGRISGIVNGAKITVHVTQLTSSTIRVKVKARKALFPSIANAQNIFIKIVNRANE
- a CDS encoding tetratricopeptide repeat protein translates to MDFFRKDSFKTGWLIAIVIALTFTAYSFILGASFRQIDDRGCIVDNADIRSFSNIGKIFKKGFFEIDHSYYRPLVHLSFMTEYHFFGLNPLPYYLNNIFLHIANALIVFFLFRYFFKDLVIAFFVSLLFAIHPIQWESVSNVAGRSSLLCSFFYLSAFFSFCLFLDRKKIALYVLSLLLFALALLCKEIAAVLPFLVVSYIFFLADRSKKTFRELLQWALPFFIILALYFLLRQMLGITEIFRVPKGQEVFAFTTFLRSVITHLRLFLFPVDLYFLRSKELFTDFVNIEFLLTLAFFFVVGFVVFRYWRRMPNYFKFFLCWFWIELLPVSQIIGGVGPQPGYIATFEHFLYVPSIAIFASLVFLFKNIIPKTVDLKIISKSSWIVIISGLLMFFFLITIKQNIYVKDEIRMLKESIRYNPNSFQIQQNLGIIHARKGLFKDAGDYFKNSLEINPDSVVSRIALGKALCDQGLYWDGIGEYEKIQNAGPEADLLKKNLRATYEFLARRYKQDIEKDPENPKLYYSLGVVYSKTEKMPEAIEEYKRSVALDPNFKNALFNLGTGYAILGKFDDAAFWLEKAVSLKTEPKEDLDYQAFSYLSLIYEKLGQPQKSEAALKESIRPGLALPETQNGRSQEK
- a CDS encoding MFS transporter, with the protein product MDKFFENLKNKDFFCLWLAQIISQFGDRVNQMALIGLVAGLKPGSAIHLAKILSFTIIPVFIVGPIAGVYVDRWDRRTTLFICDFLRGLFILSIPLVFMMKGSMIPIYIVVFLAFCLSRFYVPAKMSIIPDLVEEKNLLIANSLINTTGMIAFVLGCAVGGFIVEKIGADGGFVTGAVTFFISGLLVFKMNGKPKLRINRDELLGLGKEVVGVIQKSVIGEIKEGVLYFLQHKEIRFIASMMFLLFAAAGAIYIVIIVFVQNAFNTVTKDLGILAVFLGIGLFVGSLLYGRWGEKSSQFKTIFFCLILGGLALLAFSIAVEHFTNRILAIALAFILGLVVGPIVIAANTIVHQVGDAKMLGKVFSSLEIVMHLAFLLTMLLSAAASEYIDAFWILVASGSVFVMIGFVGILRHRENQKIPGVA
- the purN gene encoding phosphoribosylglycinamide formyltransferase, whose translation is MLKNFAVFASGHGSNLEAIIRAVKKGSIKARLALVVSDKSNAYALTRAKKANIKTLVVSSENFPDRESFDREVIKHLKDEKIDFIVLAGFMRILSAVFINEYRDRILNVHPALLPSFKGAHAIKDAFDHGVKVTGVTVHFVDEKVDNGAIILQQEVKVSPKDTLETLEEKIHRVEHKLYPQAISLFVRDKISASGRKVKTA